The Spirosoma sp. SC4-14 DNA window TTCGTACCATCGAAGGCTCAATCCGTAGCTTTGTGGCAACCAAACGCCAGTCCGAGATTCTGGCACTCCGCTCCGAAATTATCGAACACGTAAAGTCGCAGCTCGACACGCTGCTCGAAAGCTGGGGCTATCACCTCACCGATCTGCAATTGAACGATATCGCTTTCGATGAAGTCATTATGCGGTCGATGGCACAGGTAGTGGCCTCATCGAACCTGCGGGCGGCTGCCGAAAACGAAGGCCAGGCACTGCTGATCACCAAAACGAAAGCCGCCGAAGCCGAAGGGAATGCGATCAAAATATCGGCCGAAGCCGAAAAAACGGCGTCGCAACTGCGCGGTCAGGGCGTTGCGCTCTTCCGCGAAGAAGTTGCCAAAGGCATGGCCGAGTCGGCCCGAGTAATGAATGAAGCCAATCTGGATGCCTCACTGATTCTGTTTTCGATCTGGACAGAAGCCATTAAACACTTTGCCGAAAATGGAAAAGGCAATGTTATTTTCCTGGATGGCTCGACTGAATCCATGGAAAAAACTATGCGGCAGGTGCTGGCTATCGAAAAAATGAACGGCAGTAACGGGACCGGACCAATCATTACCCCATCGGCGATGTAATTTCTGTTTGTCCACAAAGACACAGAGGTTTTCCGGCTCTATGGCAACAGTTCTCCATTTAAGCATAGACTTTAACAAGCATTACTGGTTCCATCTTCACGTTGACAGCGGGGTTGTTAAGTGTTTGCTTTTTTAAGCCTGACAGGCCGGCCCGCTAGTGTGATTTAGAGGGTCCAGGAGCCCCGAAGAGGTGAAACCCTATCACCCCTTCGGGGCTCCTGGCTGATTATAGATCCTTTCTTGACTATAATAAGTTTACCCCTTCGGGGTTGAACACCAGAACTTAACAGGCCTTTGGTTCAATATCGGGCTTGTTTATAATTCCACTGAATACTCTCCGGGATTTGTCGCCAGATATGATCTGGAATACCAGATCTGGTTTTATCCAAGACTTTTCTGTTGCCTTGCCAAACAGTAATAAAATCCCAATAGGCTAAAAAGAAATCTCCTTCGTGAATAAAGTCCATCCAACCGTCTGCAACCAATTTGTCATTAATATCATAGACAGTGATACCAGAAAAGTTTTCCAATTGTCCGTCTAAGCAACTTGTATCACGTCCTTCAATGCAACTGTCCAACCAATCAAACTTTAGATTCTCAATGGTCACACTATAGTTTGCTAAATCCCATAAAAGTTGCCTTTCTACAAATGTCCTTAATTTAGGGCCCATTGTGGCCGACAGTCCTAAATCGTTGTAATTAGGTTTTCTCATAATATGCTCTAACAAATTCTCTGTGTGACCTCTGTGGACAATAAATTGTAAGAAAGTAACCGCGATTTTCGGTCTTTCGGAAATTTATGCGCTTTATCCGGGACGATTGATCGACTTGTTTGTTCATCATACAAATCACTGTTCACGCAAGTATGACAAACCTGCTTTTTCCTACCGATTTTTCAACGAATACATCGGCCGCACTCGATTGGGTACGGCTTTTTGCCCGCAAAACTGGAGCAACCATTACCCTCCTCCACGTTTTTCAGCCCATTATTCCCGATACCACACTACCCACCGTTGGCGACCCCGGCCTGGGCATACTGGCGTCTCAGGAAGTGGAAGAAATCAGTCGTCAGCGACTTACCAAACTAGCTACAGAACTGGAAGCCGAAGGCTTATCGATACGGGCGGAGTGGCGAATTGGCCTGGTTGATGATGAAATTCTGGACGTTGCCAAAGAGATCATGGCCGATCTGATCATTATGGGCCGCAGCGATCTGAGCACCTTTTTCGACCGGCTGGCGGGCAGCGCCGTAAGCGAAGTGGCCGACGAAGCCGTTTGCCCCGTTCTGATTATACCAATGCCCCACGAAGGAAAGCCCATTCGTCCGGCACAGGTGCATACCATTGTGTACGCCATGCAGCCCCAAACAACACAGAGCCTTGTGTCGGCACAAACCGATTCGCTGCTGGAATTATTCCATGCTCAGCTTATGGTGTTAACCGACGATCAGCTTAGCACCGCTCACCCCGACCTGATTGTCATGCAACTGTACCCAGAATCCGGTTTTCTGGATCGTTTACTCCACCCCAATCATACGGCTCAATTGGTCGAAAAGTCGATGGTTCCGGTCCTGGTTTATCACCCCCAGAAATAGCGGAACGAGTAGACCTTTCAGGTTTCAGAAACCTGAAAGGTCTATAAAGCCAATGTCATAAAATACAGATCCAGGCCGGGTGCCCACATATCAGGCTCTGTATAGTGAAGCCGAAACCCGTACTTTTCGAAAAAGCGATAGGCTACCTGCGACGTTCGGCATTCAACCTG harbors:
- a CDS encoding SPFH domain-containing protein, which encodes MSFLGILFVLLAIVIYLSIVIVQQGTVAVITVFGKYSRVLGPGLNFKIPFIEVIYRRISIQNRSVELAFQAITADQANVNFKAMLVYSVLNQGEETIKNVAFKFIDEASFMQALIRTIEGSIRSFVATKRQSEILALRSEIIEHVKSQLDTLLESWGYHLTDLQLNDIAFDEVIMRSMAQVVASSNLRAAAENEGQALLITKTKAAEAEGNAIKISAEAEKTASQLRGQGVALFREEVAKGMAESARVMNEANLDASLILFSIWTEAIKHFAENGKGNVIFLDGSTESMEKTMRQVLAIEKMNGSNGTGPIITPSAM
- a CDS encoding universal stress protein translates to MTNLLFPTDFSTNTSAALDWVRLFARKTGATITLLHVFQPIIPDTTLPTVGDPGLGILASQEVEEISRQRLTKLATELEAEGLSIRAEWRIGLVDDEILDVAKEIMADLIIMGRSDLSTFFDRLAGSAVSEVADEAVCPVLIIPMPHEGKPIRPAQVHTIVYAMQPQTTQSLVSAQTDSLLELFHAQLMVLTDDQLSTAHPDLIVMQLYPESGFLDRLLHPNHTAQLVEKSMVPVLVYHPQK